AGGTTCAGACGATAACCAACACAGCCCAGCATCGCGGGTACCCGATGATATCAAAGGATCTGGCGGTCATGTTTTGGGGAATCAGAGAAACTCTTCGGGGGTTACACAACCACAAAACAACACCCCATCCAATAGTAGTGACAGCCCTAACACTAACAGCTATACTCCTGCCCCTGAAGCTGGGATGTTTCCATCTACCGAGCCTGGTGTGGATAGCAACAGTTTAGAAAACCGTGCTGAGTCGGATCGTTTCGGACGGGCTGGTTTATCTGATTTTGCGAAAACAGCGGCCGGTGCGGCTTTAGAACGGGTTGTCCCTGCGTCACGTTTCATTCCAGGGTCGTTGAAACAAAAACTTGTTGACCGCCCCACAAAGACCATGACCGATGATCCTAAGAACCGTCCGGTTGGTAAAAACCAGTCCCAACAGGTTGGTTTCCGGTTACAAACCGGAAGTGGGATGGTAGTTGTTGCGGTGGGTTTAGTGATGCTTATTTTGTTTACCGTAATTGGAGGTGCTTCTGATGATGACACCTCGGCTGGGATGCAACCCCCTGACGAGATTTTAGCTGTTGCTGAAAACCCGTTTTTGGCTCACAACGCTCTTAAAGCTTACCAGGTGGCTGCTATTGGGTATGACGATGAACGTTACGGTGGTGTGGTGCCCTGGTCGCTGTTAGCAGCTATAGGAGCGTTTGGGTCTGAACATGGTCGGGTGTCACCGTATCCTTTAGATAAATGTGACCGGGCTGCTAACCGAGGCGAGTTTATGAAACCTCGTTTCGATGTTGGTCCTGAGTATTGTGAGGGACAAATTTCTACTGACCCTGTGGTGCTGCCACCTATTGGGGATGAGGGTTTAAACCAAGGTATTGGCCCCATGTTGTTATCTCCACAAGCAGCGTTAGAGCTGAGCCCTAACCGGTCCCAAGCTTTAGCTATGGCAAACACTTTGAGTGGTTCTGGGGCGTGGGGACAGATCGAAAGTGGCCTGGATTTTTTGGCGTTTGAAATGGCCCGGTTGCGACGCGATCTTGTGGATAGTGGCGAGTATTCACCAGAACTTACTGAAGAGGACACTTTGGCGTTATGGACGGCTGTTGTGGCACAGCTTCCGATACGGGACCCTTTCCTCACTGAATGTCCTACCCCGATACCTGCGAATGATTCTAGTTCTATAGCTTTAGCAATAATCACAACTTGGCATTGTGAGTTGTCAAATGCGAGACAGCTGTACACTTTGGCGCTCAACGACGAGCAAAACGTGGCGGATGATGAGCTTCTAGTTCAACTCCCAATTTCTGATGCTATAGAAACTATTTTGGGTGAAGCTCACACTGTGGCTTGGGCGTTTTCTTCTCTTGGTACTAACAGCTGGGTTGATCCGCAGCGTTGCGAAACAGCGGTTGAAGACCCTGATAATCCTGACAGCCCTACCCCCAAACCAGAGCTGCTAGTTGACGGGTCGGTCCCTGTAGGGGTGTTTCCTTTAACAGAAGATGTGTATGAGGCTTTCACCCCGAAACCAGATGTTAACCGTTGCGATCTTGGCGCTAACATTCACGCTGCTGTGAAAGCGTTCATTGCGGGAGAAAGTGTTAAACCAGGTTCTATAGAACCTTCTAATGGTTACGGGTTAGCTAACGCCCCAGCCCTTGGGGATCGTAGGGTCCAGCCAGGTGAGCCGCTGTGGGCGATGATGTATGGGGGTTGGCAAGCAATGAGTTGGGTTTTAGGACACGAAAGTTTAGGAACCTTGGGCCCGTACCGTCCGTTTGAACCTAACACTGTTTGTGATCAGCATGTTCTAGAATGGGTCACTCAAACTGTTAACAACCAAAAAGGGTTAGTGACAGAAGTATTGAACGGGGAGAAACCCGGTTCCAGTCTTTTAGGTGGTGTGCCACAGCTACACCAACTTTGTGGCAATGTCACAGATGGTACCATGGAAGACCTGGCAGCTATGTTTGCGCGCCAGTTAGCTTCTGGGGTAACAAAATCGATTGAAGCTGACCCTGACGCTTCCGATCCTGGTAGTGAAGAGGACGGGTCTTCCGATATTTTGTTAGAAACCGACCCGCAAACAAATAACCCTGGTGTCCCCCACTACGACTCCCCCGTCCCAGGGGTTTGGCCACCACCAGGTGTAACAGGGCAAGAACCGCAGGTGGAATCTTTGGTAGTAACAAACCCTGTTTTTACTAGCCTGCTAGTAACCGAAAACGAACCAGATAACCACCCGGATGTTGCGTGGTGGCCAGAAGAACTACCCCCCTATCTTGAAGATGTGTCTGTAGATGACGTGTTTTTGTTTTACGGTTACCATGCTTTAGCTGATGCTTTGTTAGAAACGGTTACCGATGAAGGGGTGTTAGCCCCAGCCCAAACACCTAAAGATTCTGCGGTGTTGCGTTTATCGGTATCGGGTCGAAAAGTTGCGAACGTGCCACCAATGCCAGCCCGTCCAACAAGTTACGCTGATAGGGTTGTAAATCTTGCTATTGGTATCGCGGGGCTGTATGAGGGTGACCCTAGATGGGACCCTACAGTTAACCCTTTAGCCGGTGGTTTTGGTGGAGGGTTTAGCGGAATGGCTGATAGTGCTTTGCTTCAAATGTTGTTCCCTGCGATGCCGCAAGTGTTAGCTGACGCTATCATTTCAGCTGCTAACACATGTAACAGTGACCCTGAATATAACGGGGCGTGGATCGATCCGTTGTTGTTGGCTGTGATAGCTCAAAAAGAGTCGGGGGCGTTCTGGAAAAACATCACTGAAACAGGTTATCTAGACACAAAAAACTCGAACAGTACCGCTACAGGTGTGTTCCAGTTTTTGGTTGGCACTTGGGATAGTTTAGTTCGTGTTTTAGGGGTCGCTGCTTTAGATGGGAACGGGGATGGTGTAGCAGAACGTGAAAACGTGTATGACGCTGCTTTAGGTACCTGTAGGTCATGGGCCCGGAACATTATTGGGGAAAACACTTCTGACCCTGACGTTGCTCGTAAAGCGATAACGATCCATGTGTTTGGGGTTGTTGATTCTCGGGTGCCAGCGGTACAAACCCGTCTTGTCGGTCAGATGCGTAACTCCGGTTTTTCTGACAGTATGATTAACGCCCATTTGTCTTACCCTGACACAGCGTTGGAAGCTTTGGCAGCTCTACGGGCACAAGCAGCGATTTTATCTCCGGTAGGTTTAGGGTCTCATAACGCTACAGGAGAGATCGGGGCGCTTCTTGACTATGCGCTTTCTAAATTAAGGATGCGTTACCATATGGACAGTGTGGGACGTATGAAACCTGACACGTTTGACTGTTCTTCTTTCACGGGACGTTCTTATTGGACTATTGGTAGAAGTTTAGGGTCTGCTACGGTTCCGTTTACCGCGGAAGCCCAGTTTAACTATATGAACCGTATGGGTTTAGGTGTCCCGCAAACCCAGATGCAACCCGGAGACCTGATTTTTTATGCGGGCACGGGTAGCAGGTCTTGTTCGATCTGCCATGTTTCTATCTATATAGGTAACAACCAAATAGTTCATGCCCGGAACCCTTCTAAAGGTGTGACGTTAGATTCGGCTGACTACAACCAAAAAGGTATCCGTGGTGTGGCACGACCTATCATGTTACCAAGAGACATGGAACCCAAATTCACATAAAAACCTAGCAGCCTACTCACCGTTGTAACCGTTCGATACCCATGTCCCCAACCATTACCTATGCACTATGTCACACATGATAGGTTTTTTGGGGTATAACCCAACCGCTGTCACAACTCCGGGTGGGGTTTCACCGGTGTCGTATGCTACTACAGCCGAGTTGTTGTGCGAGTTTCGAAACGTTACCGGGATGTCTTGGACTGTTTTAGCAGCCTGTTTCGGAGTATCCCCACGTACCCTGATAGGTTGGGCTACCGGTGGAATATTACCAGCCAAACATGAAATGCTGATCCGAGAAACCGCTTTAGGGGTAGAACGTGCGGTTAAAAAACGGCAGGTAGCCCACTATAAAGACGTGTTGACACAACATTTGTTACTAAAATATTTGACCCAACCAGGCAACATATCAACCGTGGCCTAGTAAAGCAACATAAACTAACCACAGCGGTTACGAAGAGTTCCTCAAAATCAACGCAGCCACCCACACCCCACAATCTTCTTAAGCCGAAACATTTGTGTTACAAACATTTTTGTGTGTGATGGTTAACGAGACTTGCGGAGCCCCATCCAGCGTTTTTGGTAGAGCATCCCCAATGCACCTCACCGTCTGGACCAGTGAAACTCTCGTTTCATGATTGTGGGAATACCCAACTAGAAGCCGCGGAAATACCCAACTAGAAGCCGCGGAAATACCCAACTAGAAGCCGCGGAAATACCCAACTAGAAGCCGCGGAAATACCCAACCAGCCTGTCTAGGGATCACAAGGTTTGAAGGTATAACCAGGTGCCCGGTCGGATGGGTGTCAGTTGCCCTGATTCAAAAGGAGTGTTGGTGTCCTGGCTTAGTTGAAGCAAAGCTGAACACAAACAAGTAGGGGTACCCAGGTGTCACTATCCTAGGTACCCCTGTAAGCCCTGTACTATTACGGTTCAATCACCAACACGGGTGTGGTCTGGTTGGTGGGGTTCCCATTCCCTAGTAGCCCACTACTGCCATTGCCCCAGCAGTAGGCATCACCACCGACAGTGAGCCCACAAGTGTGGTTGCTACCAGCTGTGATTACTTGACACTTTTACAGGTGTTGTTTGATTGATGGTATCACCGTTACCAAGCTGACCACTAGTACCATAGCCCCAGCAGTAGGCATCACCACCGACAGTGAGCCCACAAGTGTGACTGCTGCCAGCTGTGACCTCCACGAAACTGTGACCACCAGACACTTTCACAGGTGTGTTCTGGTCGGTGGTGGTCCCGTTCCCTAACCGGCCGTGACTACCAGCACCCCAGCAGTAGGCGTCACCATCGGTGGTTACCCCACAAGTGTGACTGCTGCCAGCTGTGACCTCCACGAAACTGTGACCACCAGACACTTTCACCGGTGTGTTCTGTTGGGTGGTGTTCCCATTCCCTAACCGGCCGTTACTACCATTGCCCCAGCAGTATGCATCACCACCTACAGTGAGCCCACAAGTGTGGTTGTTGCCGACGGTGACTGTCACAAAACTGTGACCACCAGACACTTTCACCGGTGTGTATTGGATTGAGGAGTTTCCGTTACCTAACTGCCCATTACCGTTCCAGCCCCAGCAATAGGCATCACCATCGGTGGTTACCCCACAAGTGAAGGCATTGCCAGCGGTGACTGTCACAAAACTGTGGTTACCTGACACTTTCACAGGTGTGTACTGATTGGTGGTGTTCCCGTTCCCTAGCTGACCACCGTCGTTCCAGCCCCAGCAGTATGCATCACCACCTACAGTGAGCCCACAAGTGTGGTTGTTGCCGACGGTGACTGTCACAAAACTGTGACCACCAGACACTTTCACAGGTGTGTACTGATTGGTGGTGTTCCCATTACCAAGCTGACCGCGCTGGTTGTTGCCCCAGCAGTAAGCATCCCCTTCTGTGGTTACCCCACAAACCTGGTTGCTGCCAGAGATTACAGTCACAAAACTGTGACCACCAGAAACTTTCACCGGCGCGTATTGGGCTGAGGTGTTCCCGTTACCAAGCTGACCACTAGTACCAGCTCCCCAGCAGTAGGTGTCACCGTTTGTGGCTATCCCACACGATTGGCTGCCGCCAGCACTGGTTTGAGCCCAGAACCCTGGGTCCGGTTCAGGTACTGTTGTGGTTGTTGTTGGGGCTGGTTGTTCTGGTTGGGTGGTGGTGTTGTTGATCCCTGGTATTTGTTGGTTGGTTACAGCCTCGGAAGGAGAGCTTTCACCGATAGAGTCAAGGTCTGTAATACAGCCGCCTTGTATTGTTCCACTGTGAGGCGGGGCTGTAACTACACATGCCCCGTCATCTAACGCCACAACCATCAATAAGGTGTTGGGGGATCGTGTGAAGGTAAGCTCAGATATCTCAGGCCAAACATCGCCTTCCGTGACCACCACCCCACTATCATCAGCGACAACCCCAACAACCCCAGCTGCTTGGGCTGGTGGCCAGTCTTCTAACGCACCCATCACGGCATCGAGCCCAGCTTGTGTATCCCACGCATCTGCCCCCGATAGGGCGAGCAACGCTTGTGCTTCACGAGCCACCGATTTCAACGCAGCGAGCTCGGCTTGTTCACGGGTTTTGTTAAACACATTTTGGAATGACACAAACGCTGCGAACACCAACAGAGCACCCACCACTAAACCCAAAATGATTTCTACAAGAGTTAAACCCCTACGAACATAAACACGAGCAGGGTTGGCGGGTTTTGGTGTGGACGGTGACATAGGGGTTTATTGTCCTATCACCCTCACAAATAACTAGGAACTTGCTTTGTGGTTACCGTGTTTTTGTTTGTGGTTGGATAAACGGGTTAGCGTTGTGTAGCCCAGCGTTCTAACTGTGTGTCGGTAACGGTTCTAAGGTAGCTGGTAAGGACGCTGCCAGGGTTTTGAGAATGTTCAGATGTTGAACAGGCAGCTAAATATTTGTGGGTTGTAACACCTTAGAAAATACTACAGACACGTCTGCCTTTAGATGTTGTACAGAATGACCAGTTGTTTAGTTATCACCCGATCACAAGCCGGGTGCTAACAAACGTTGGTGTAAATAACAGACTCTCAATGCTTTTTGTACCTCGAACACTACCGGGTCTAAAGTTGGATCAGGTTCTACAACAGCTAGATCAAACTTTCGTTGGTGCGTCAACAATGAAGCCTATAAGGAGTCCTTCAATGAGGGCTTGATTAATGATTTGCAGGAAGTTGCTGAACACGTCTCTGAAAACCTAGCCCAGGGGCCTGTTTGCAGCAGTTTTGCCTCTGTAAGCCAGTTCAGCGGAGTGCATAGAGATGCTGGTCAACACTGTATAGATCTATGCGGTTTGGTTTGTATTTGGTCACAGCTTTCTAAGAGTCCTGCTGTTGCCATGTGTTAGGAGCCTACGAACTCGTGATCATCGATCCCATATTGGGGGCGTTGTTGTTAAAAACGTTTGTGACACATGCCCAGCCCTGCCTTTGCTGGGGGAGATTATCGTGGACCACTAATGGGTTCTATGTGTAGGTGCTGCCCACTCTGAGAGCGCTAGCAACCAACTTTTGGCCCCGCGTTTTAGATTTGGCCTACTGCTCCCAGTGACGTCAATCGACATTATCACCATGAGAGTACGATTTTGCCATCTGAATACGTCGAAGCTACCGAAGCTGTCCCACCCGGCGGAACCAGGTTACCACCCCCACCACCACCACCCATACCTAGATAGTCATATTCACTAGTCCCAAATATACTGCCCCCAGCTAAGCCACCGGACCAACCGCCGCCGCCGCCGCCGGTGCCGTAGCCGTACTGCGCTGCTCTGCCATCGCTGAGCAAGTTACTGAGTCCAACGGTACCCGCACCGAGATAGCTATACGGTGCGTTTTCCCCTCCGTTACCCCCTGGCCCGGACATGTCTCCGTAGCCACCACGTCCCCCGCCGTCTCCTGCACCGCCTCCTCCACCAGCAACAACAAGCCAACCCCCGTTTCGTGCTATACCGGACGCCCCACCGCCTGCACCACCCCATCTACTTGTAGTAACGACAGAACCTATACCCCCGTTAGCGGCCCCAACACCAGGCGTGGTACCAGCCCCGGCAGTTGCGGGTACTACCAATAGGGTTTCACCCGGTGTGACAGGTAAAGTTCCAGTTATGACAGCGCCACGTCCCCCCCAAATATATGGAGCACCACCCGAGGCACCAGCACCACCTTGTACACTAAAATTGATGTTATAGATATTTTTGGGCACTGTGAAATTGGTCGGCTCCGAACCAACAAATATTTGTGAAGTAGGTGGTTGTTCCGTTGTAGTTGTTGTGGGCGGTGTCGTTGTGGTGGTAGGTGGTGCCGTTGTTGTGCTTGTAGACGGTTCTGGTTCAGTGGTTGTCGGCTGTTCTGGTTGATTAGCGGTGTTGTTGATACCTGGTATTTGCTGGTTGGTCACAGCCTCAGCCGGAGTGTTTTCACCGATAGCCTCTAGGTCGGTTACACAGCCGCCTTGTATGGTTCCACTGTGAGGTGGGGTTGTAACCACACACGCCCCATCATCCAACGACACAACCATTAACAAGGTGTTGGGAGAACGTGAGAACGTGACCTCTGCGACACTAGGCCAAGCATCAGCTTCTGTAACCACTACTCCACTCTCATCAGCGAAAACTCCAACAACACTAGCGGCTTGGGTTGGGGGCCAATCTTCTAACGCACCCAACACAGCATCCAATCCGGCTTGTGTGTCCCAACGATCTGCACCTGATATGGCGAGTAGGGCTTGTGCTTCACGAGCCACCGATTTCAACGCAGCGAGCTCGGCTTGTTCACGGGTTTTAGTGAAAACGTTTTGGAACGACACAAACGCTGCGAACACCAACAAAGCACCCACCACTAAACCCAAAATGATCTCTACAAGCGT
The genomic region above belongs to Acidimicrobiia bacterium and contains:
- a CDS encoding NlpC/P60 family protein, with translation MDSNSLENRAESDRFGRAGLSDFAKTAAGAALERVVPASRFIPGSLKQKLVDRPTKTMTDDPKNRPVGKNQSQQVGFRLQTGSGMVVVAVGLVMLILFTVIGGASDDDTSAGMQPPDEILAVAENPFLAHNALKAYQVAAIGYDDERYGGVVPWSLLAAIGAFGSEHGRVSPYPLDKCDRAANRGEFMKPRFDVGPEYCEGQISTDPVVLPPIGDEGLNQGIGPMLLSPQAALELSPNRSQALAMANTLSGSGAWGQIESGLDFLAFEMARLRRDLVDSGEYSPELTEEDTLALWTAVVAQLPIRDPFLTECPTPIPANDSSSIALAIITTWHCELSNARQLYTLALNDEQNVADDELLVQLPISDAIETILGEAHTVAWAFSSLGTNSWVDPQRCETAVEDPDNPDSPTPKPELLVDGSVPVGVFPLTEDVYEAFTPKPDVNRCDLGANIHAAVKAFIAGESVKPGSIEPSNGYGLANAPALGDRRVQPGEPLWAMMYGGWQAMSWVLGHESLGTLGPYRPFEPNTVCDQHVLEWVTQTVNNQKGLVTEVLNGEKPGSSLLGGVPQLHQLCGNVTDGTMEDLAAMFARQLASGVTKSIEADPDASDPGSEEDGSSDILLETDPQTNNPGVPHYDSPVPGVWPPPGVTGQEPQVESLVVTNPVFTSLLVTENEPDNHPDVAWWPEELPPYLEDVSVDDVFLFYGYHALADALLETVTDEGVLAPAQTPKDSAVLRLSVSGRKVANVPPMPARPTSYADRVVNLAIGIAGLYEGDPRWDPTVNPLAGGFGGGFSGMADSALLQMLFPAMPQVLADAIISAANTCNSDPEYNGAWIDPLLLAVIAQKESGAFWKNITETGYLDTKNSNSTATGVFQFLVGTWDSLVRVLGVAALDGNGDGVAERENVYDAALGTCRSWARNIIGENTSDPDVARKAITIHVFGVVDSRVPAVQTRLVGQMRNSGFSDSMINAHLSYPDTALEALAALRAQAAILSPVGLGSHNATGEIGALLDYALSKLRMRYHMDSVGRMKPDTFDCSSFTGRSYWTIGRSLGSATVPFTAEAQFNYMNRMGLGVPQTQMQPGDLIFYAGTGSRSCSICHVSIYIGNNQIVHARNPSKGVTLDSADYNQKGIRGVARPIMLPRDMEPKFT